AGTCAAACACGTGCAGAGTCGCCTTCAGGCGAATGCGCAACGCGCGACAGAcatgcagagagaggaagaccACCGGTGCAGTCCACCGCAGGAACAACGCTATCATCATGACCACCGCacaaggaggagcaggaggccgACAGGGTTAGGGACATGATGAGtagacagagacacacacggagagagagagaccggCAGCGTCTTGCCTCACCCGTCCCTACCAGTTAGTCCATGTCGGATCCTTGGCGTACTCGGACATGTAGTGCAGCACCTTCTCCGTAATCTCACGCTCGTCGTAGCGGTTTCCGAAGAAGTCGACGAAACGGCCCTGTGGGTCGAAGAGGAAGATGGCAATGCTGTGATCGATCAGGTAGTCCTCCTGCtcggcgtcctcctcggcgggGATGGAGTAGTAGATGCGGTACGAGCGGCACGCGTCGTTCACCTGCTTCGGCGTGCCAACGAGCCCAATGAAGTCGGGGTGGAACACGGAGAGGTACTCGTCAATGGCCTCGAGCGAGTCACGGCGCGGGTCGCACGAGACAAACAGCGGTGCAATGCGCTCCTGCGGGCGGCCGGCGCGGACAGCGTCGACGACGTGCGACATGCGGTTCAGCTCGACTGGGCAGATCTCCGGGCAGTGCGTGAAGCCGAAGTAGAAGAAGGCCCACGAGCCGAGGAATTCCGCCTGCGAAACTGGTTCACCCTTCGTGTTCACCAGCACAAACGGCCCACCGAGCGCAGGGCGGCCGCGCGTCTCGACGCTGACCCGCGCGCTGCCCTCCGCGCCGAAGTAGCGCTGCTTGGCTTGGCGGCTTCCGTACCACAGCGTCGCGATGCAGAGAAGAGCAAACCCTCCGATCATGCCGTACTTCTTCAACGCCTGCCAGTCTTTCTcgagctccgccgcctcggtCGCGTCGGGGTTGTTTGGGTTGGCTGCGCCCTGCTCGCGGAaagcgcggcggctgcacgtAAGCGGCGTTATCGCAGTGCTCAcaagggcggcagcgtcggtggcggccgaACCCATCGGGAAGTTGCGTCGCACGGCACCAAAATGGGATCGGAGGCGCAGTAGAGCGCCGGAGCGGCACAACTCCATCATCGGCGCCCCACGGACGGCACACCGCAGAAGTGAGCGATGCATGCCGTGCTCTGCACTCCGGCGTCACGCTTGGGAGCAACAACTCTCGCTCGCCTTCCTTTTcctgcacgcgtgtgtgtgcgtacacAGGCGAGGGGGGGCGTGTCGTCTTGTCCTCAGCTCTGATTTCTCTTGCTCGGAGCCTTGCGACACGGCCCAATTTGCACCAGCCGTCTTTGCTATATGGCTGtgcctgcgcctccgctgccttactcgcacgcacaccccccacccaccaAAACGTTCGGTAgtggagaagggaggaggaggaggaggaggcagcagaCGACGAAAATGACCCGCTCGGCAACCGGTGAGGGTTTAATGCTGCGTGAGGCCCACgtgatgtgcgtgcgtacaCGGgcaagacagagagaggggtggtaggaggggggaggagagatgaAAACGGCGCATAGGTGCCGATGGCCTGCAGCATGGCCCCGGTCGATGCCGGAAGGAGCGACACAGACCCGCTGGGCTGCTGTTCGCTTGCTCTTGTCGGGGGTTTTGAGGAGGAGTTGACTAGTGGCAGGAAAACTCAGGATGCAGAGCACCGTCGCTCTTCGAGAGCAgcaacaagagagagaggaaacaGCGCAACGGTGCGCTtgtgcgcagcgtcgcgctcACTCAAGCGGATCGCCCACCCTCTCCGGAAATCGCGTAATGCGAGAGCGGAAGACCGCGTGGCCGTAAtagaagacagagagagggctGGGGAGGATGGCTTCAAGTGCGGCAGTGGGCGTCGTGCTTCCCACCAGATGCGCACGCAAGAGATACTCAGTCCAGGTCGATCTCCAGCGAACCAGTCGTTGCCTGCATCGTCGTCGAGGGACACGAGTCGACAAGGTCGTCATCGAACTCTCGAGGAGACTCGACCGCACCATCAGAaccgccttcaccgccctGTGGCACTGACGGCACCGTTCGCGCTTCCGGCGCCTTCGAGTAGCCCACGCGGCTCTTCTCCGGCTGAACGCTTGAGCTGACAGGAGCAGCAGGGATGAACAGCGCGGGCCCGCCCTCTTCTGTTGCCCCGGACGCTGGCTGTGCAGCGATGGCGTTGAGCCTGCCGTGCCGATTGCGCACCAGCGTCGTGGGCCGACGCGCTACCCCTTGCTGCGTGAGTGCCTTTAGCTGCTTCGCTTCCAGAGCGCGTTGCTGCGCCTGGAGCACCTGCTTCGCCCGCTCCGTCGGCGACAGCTTTGGTGGCTCTGATGTGATGGTGTAGTAGTTTTCATcttcgtcgctgctgacggcTGCACCGCGGTTGACGGCTTTGTCACTGGCTGCAGTGAGGCTGTCGGTGGGTGGGGCTGGCTTCGTTGACACCGGCACTCCACTAATACTGCCCTCCTTGCTGTGCGACGACGTGCGCTCAGTGCTGCGTGACCCGCTGACTCGACCCGAGTATGggtggccgccgcctgtggtagtgtgccggtgccgttGTGAGCCAGAGTGACCGGCCGACGAGGGGCGTGGCTcctcgctgctctcctcaAAGTCCTCCCATGGGTCTCGCGGCGGCCCACCGGCGAATGTGtcaccccctcccgcgcTCCCAAGCTTTGGAGCCGGCTTACGCGAAGCGACCTTGAGATGCTGACCCGGTGCGAGGAACTGGGGTGCGGGATGCCGTTTCGCAAACACCGGACGCGGCGCGTTGGGTCTCGAGGACATAATGAGCCCGCAGAGTCGTCCTCGCTCGAAAGGGGTGCTTTGATGGTGCGCACACGATAACGGATGTCGATCACGTGTCTGTGCGGCCCGCTTGACCTTTAACAATGtgcgccgtgtgtgtgtgtgtgtgtgtgtgtgtgtgactcgAATGGGTGCACTTGGAAAAAGCATACAGGAGGgagcaggggggggggaataAAGAGTAGGCGTTGGACTGACGACGTGGACAGCCAACGCGCTGCGCTCTTGTTGTTTGGTGGCAGTGTTGAAGTGCGATGTTGCACGAGCGTGTGTCTACAGCGGAtgctgagagagagagtcggaGAAAAAGAAGGTCAGGTCATGAAGCGATTGGCaccacacgagcacacaccTGTGCGCCCAAAATGTTGCGCATGCCGACGAGAGAGGACACCCcgaaggcgagagagagagagggtggtAGCCAACTACCGTCTGCTAGCTGCAGGCGTAGGCGACTgcacacacgaggaggatggtgcagcagcagagcgtCGACGTGCGAACAAAATGTGAAGAAGTATAAGGCACCACAGAAGCCTGCGCGTGATATGCACGGTCGCTGTCTGAGTAGCAGTCACCGTCActaccaccgctgccggtcGACCTTGACACACGTCGTCTCCTACTCATCCCTCTGGCGTACCCTCGTAGCGCCTGCTGTGCAGGAGCTTGCGCGCCTGAGCGACCATTGCTGGTGTCACTTCGGTCTTCGCGAGGCGCTCGCCTCGCGCCGCTCGCGATTCATCGGAGACCAACTTGTTGTCCGCGTTGATCATGAGTCCACTCGGCTCGTCGCGGTAGCTGTATCCCCTCACGCCATCGTACACGGCGCTCGGCGCGCCAGGCACGTACGTCGGCGTGAAGTCCCGTTGGTAGAAGCGCTGGCGGTTCAGCTCGATGTTGTCAAGAATATCATTCGCCTGCTTCGACTGCTGACGGCCAATAAAGAAAACGAAACCGCCGGCGCACATGGCCAGAGTCCCACGCCACTCGATCCACACCGTGCGCGCGACACCCCGTTCGCCGTATCGCGACAGCACTTCAGGGTTCTCGATGCCGAGCCACCACGCCTTTACGCGCGTGAACAGGCTCACGTGGTGCACCAGCCGCGGGTGCGTGAACTTCGGTGGCATCGTCgatctctcccctctctttcaGGGCTGGCGTGCGTGTAAAAATTTGTAGCGGGCGATCGGTACTGCAGTGTTGCGTAATACGTCGAGTGTGGACAACGAAGACACGGCGACACGGCAATGGGCACACACCATGCACATgacaagagagaaaggcgtgaggagaaggaagaaggttgcacacacacacgtacacacacacacggaggcgagagggggaggcgtgcCGATGGGGTCCCTGGACAAGAGACACATGACAGGTGCATAAGCGGGTAGCTGGATATGGATGCGGGACGTCAAGAGGCCCTTGGCAGCGCGcaagagcgagcgagagttCGAAGACTATGCGTT
This sequence is a window from Leishmania mexicana MHOM/GT/2001/U1103 complete genome, chromosome 4. Protein-coding genes within it:
- a CDS encoding putative cytochrome c oxidase assembly factor; this translates as MMELCRSGALLRLRSHFGAVRRNFPMGSAATDAAALVSTAITPLTCSRRAFREQGAANPNNPDATEAAELEKDWQALKKYGMIGGFALLCIATLWYGSRQAKQRYFGAEGSARVSVETRGRPALGGPFVLVNTKGEPVSQAEFLGSWAFFYFGFTHCPEICPVELNRMSHVVDAVRAGRPQERIAPLFVSCDPRRDSLEAIDEYLSVFHPDFIGLVGTPKQVNDACRSYRIYYSIPAEEDAEQEDYLIDHSIAIFLFDPQGRFVDFFGNRYDEREITEKVLHYMSEYAKDPTWTNW